In Novosphingobium sp. MMS21-SN21R, a single genomic region encodes these proteins:
- a CDS encoding electron transfer flavoprotein-ubiquinone oxidoreductase, producing the protein MSERESMPYDVVIVGGGPAGLAASIRLKQVNPELSVCVLEKGSEIGAHILSGAVVDPKALDELLPEWRTQGCPMAETPVTDNWHWVLTKTGKMSIPHWPMPPFMSNHGNYTGSLGNLCRWLSEQAMELGVEIFPGFAAAEVLFDENGAVMGVATGDMGVAKDGSKKGDYQPGMELHAKYTLFAEGARGHLTKRLKAHYDLERDCEPQVYGIGIKELWDIDPEKHVQGRVLHTQGWPLSESNSWGGGFLYHQSNNQVALGFVTALDYANPYVYPFEEFQRWKQHPAIREILEGGRRVSYGARAINEGGWQSVPRLSFPGGALIGCSAGFVNVPRIKGSHTAMKSGMLAAESIVAAIAAGREKDDMTEYDAAVRDSWIATELKKVQNAQPLVAKFGGELGTVLAGADMWLRTIGGFGIWKPMKHHKDAEATQRADLYKPITYPKPDGVITFDRLTSVSFSYTNHEEDQPCHLVLKDPTVPTRINLPIYAGPEARYCPAGVYEYIGVEEGNPRLQINAQNCVHCKTCDIKDMTQNIEWVTPEGGGGPNYPNM; encoded by the coding sequence ATGAGCGAACGGGAATCGATGCCATATGACGTCGTCATCGTCGGTGGCGGACCAGCTGGGCTGGCGGCTTCGATCAGGCTGAAACAGGTCAATCCCGAACTTTCGGTCTGCGTGCTCGAAAAGGGTTCGGAAATCGGCGCACACATTCTGTCGGGTGCGGTTGTCGATCCCAAGGCTCTGGACGAACTCCTGCCTGAATGGCGGACGCAGGGCTGCCCGATGGCGGAAACCCCGGTGACCGACAATTGGCACTGGGTCCTGACCAAGACCGGCAAGATGAGCATTCCGCACTGGCCGATGCCTCCGTTCATGTCGAACCATGGCAACTACACGGGCAGCCTCGGCAACCTGTGTCGCTGGCTTTCGGAGCAGGCGATGGAACTCGGCGTCGAAATCTTCCCCGGATTCGCTGCTGCCGAAGTGCTGTTCGACGAAAATGGCGCGGTCATGGGTGTTGCTACTGGCGACATGGGCGTAGCCAAGGACGGTTCGAAGAAGGGCGATTATCAGCCAGGCATGGAATTGCACGCCAAGTACACGCTTTTTGCCGAAGGCGCCCGCGGGCATCTGACCAAGCGTTTGAAGGCGCACTACGATCTTGAGCGCGACTGCGAACCGCAGGTCTATGGTATCGGCATCAAGGAACTGTGGGACATCGATCCCGAAAAGCACGTGCAGGGCCGCGTGCTGCACACGCAGGGCTGGCCGCTTTCGGAATCGAACTCGTGGGGCGGCGGCTTCCTCTACCACCAATCGAACAACCAGGTCGCGCTCGGCTTCGTCACCGCGCTCGATTACGCAAACCCTTACGTTTATCCGTTCGAGGAGTTCCAGCGCTGGAAGCAGCATCCGGCGATCCGCGAGATCCTCGAAGGTGGCCGCCGCGTGTCTTATGGTGCGCGCGCGATCAACGAGGGTGGCTGGCAGTCAGTGCCGCGGCTGTCGTTCCCCGGCGGGGCGCTGATCGGGTGTTCTGCGGGCTTCGTCAACGTGCCGCGCATCAAAGGCAGCCACACCGCGATGAAGAGCGGAATGCTGGCCGCAGAATCCATCGTGGCCGCGATTGCGGCAGGCCGCGAGAAGGACGACATGACCGAATACGATGCAGCCGTCCGTGACAGCTGGATCGCCACTGAACTCAAGAAGGTGCAGAACGCCCAGCCGCTCGTCGCAAAGTTCGGCGGCGAACTCGGAACGGTGCTGGCGGGCGCCGACATGTGGCTGCGCACGATTGGCGGCTTCGGGATCTGGAAGCCGATGAAGCATCACAAGGATGCCGAGGCCACCCAGCGCGCGGACCTCTACAAGCCGATAACTTATCCCAAGCCCGACGGCGTGATCACGTTCGACCGCCTCACCAGCGTTTCGTTCTCCTATACCAACCACGAGGAGGACCAGCCGTGCCACCTCGTGCTCAAGGATCCGACTGTCCCCACGCGGATAAACCTGCCGATCTATGCGGGGCCGGAAGCGCGCTATTGCCCGGCGGGTGTCTATGAATATATCGGCGTCGAGGAAGGCAATCCGCGCCTCCAGATCAACGCGCAGAATTGTGTCCACTGCAAGACCTGCGACATCAAGGACATGACCCAGAACATCGAATGGGTAACTCCTGAAGGCGGCGGCGGACCGAACTACCCGAATATGTGA
- a CDS encoding long-chain fatty acid--CoA ligase, giving the protein MQDWKLRVTQLIDHAAREHGAREIVSHWADGTETRTNWAGIRHDALRMTQALRRIGVQSTDRIATLAMNHHRHLVSWYGAVGAGGILHTLNPRLFDDQLEYIVNHAEDRVMLFDRQWAPIVERMRSRWPTVEHYICYDSSEPALHFEEWIGQEDGQTEWADGDERDPCMLCYTSGTTGNPKGVLYEHRSTMLHALSSITPPIFGMDCRTVMLPIVPMFHAASWGLPWAGAAAGAKFVYSAVNDGAVLCDLMNREKVTASAGVPTVWLALLQHVDATGSEIPPTLQTVVCGGSAMPRAMIERFMRKGIRVAHAWGMTETSPIGTTGAETWNWDELSFDEQVTVKAMQGRPPFGVEIRCVDLDDQEKVILRDGKTSGALQVRGPWVVKRYFKAEHDAVGADQWFDTGDVAVIHPDGTLQLTDRTKDVIKSGGEWISSVELENAAIGHPAVAEAAAIGVCHPKWDERPLLVVVKKPGVNVSQEELRTFLQGHVAKWWVPDAVAFVDAIPHTGTGKISKKDLREQFRDYAWGA; this is encoded by the coding sequence ATGCAGGACTGGAAGCTGCGGGTGACCCAGCTGATCGACCACGCCGCCCGGGAGCATGGCGCCCGCGAGATCGTCAGCCATTGGGCCGACGGGACCGAAACGCGCACAAACTGGGCCGGAATTCGCCACGATGCATTGCGCATGACCCAGGCTTTGCGCCGGATAGGCGTGCAGTCTACCGACCGGATTGCCACGCTAGCGATGAACCACCATCGTCATCTCGTCAGCTGGTATGGGGCAGTCGGCGCAGGCGGAATCCTGCACACGCTCAATCCGCGCCTGTTCGACGATCAGCTCGAATATATCGTCAACCATGCCGAAGACCGCGTGATGCTGTTCGACAGGCAATGGGCGCCCATCGTCGAACGGATGAGGTCGCGCTGGCCCACAGTCGAGCACTACATCTGCTACGACAGCAGCGAGCCTGCGCTGCATTTCGAGGAATGGATTGGTCAGGAGGACGGCCAGACGGAATGGGCAGACGGGGACGAGCGCGACCCTTGCATGCTTTGCTACACCAGCGGCACCACCGGCAACCCCAAGGGCGTGCTTTACGAACACCGCTCGACCATGCTCCATGCGTTGAGTTCGATCACGCCACCGATTTTCGGTATGGACTGCCGCACCGTCATGCTGCCAATCGTGCCGATGTTCCACGCAGCAAGCTGGGGCCTGCCTTGGGCAGGCGCGGCGGCGGGCGCCAAGTTCGTCTATTCGGCAGTGAACGATGGCGCAGTCCTGTGTGATCTCATGAACCGCGAGAAGGTTACCGCGTCGGCCGGCGTCCCGACAGTATGGCTGGCGCTGTTGCAGCACGTTGATGCTACGGGAAGCGAGATCCCTCCCACGCTCCAAACCGTCGTGTGTGGGGGCTCGGCCATGCCACGTGCAATGATCGAGCGATTCATGCGCAAGGGTATCCGCGTTGCCCATGCCTGGGGCATGACCGAAACGTCGCCCATCGGCACAACCGGGGCAGAGACCTGGAACTGGGACGAGCTTTCATTCGATGAGCAGGTTACGGTCAAAGCCATGCAAGGGCGACCGCCGTTCGGTGTCGAAATCCGCTGCGTCGATCTGGATGATCAAGAAAAGGTCATTCTGCGCGATGGCAAGACGTCCGGTGCCTTGCAGGTGCGCGGTCCCTGGGTCGTCAAGCGCTACTTCAAGGCCGAACATGACGCGGTGGGTGCGGACCAATGGTTCGATACCGGTGACGTGGCAGTCATTCATCCCGATGGAACCCTGCAACTGACCGACCGGACGAAGGACGTGATCAAATCTGGCGGCGAATGGATCAGCTCGGTCGAGCTCGAAAATGCCGCCATTGGCCATCCCGCTGTGGCCGAGGCTGCGGCAATAGGAGTCTGTCATCCCAAGTGGGACGAAAGACCGCTGCTTGTGGTGGTAAAAAAGCCCGGCGTGAACGTGTCGCAGGAAGAATTACGCACGTTTCTGCAGGGTCACGTCGCCAAATGGTGGGTGCCCGATGCCGTAGCATTCGTCGATGCGATCCCGCACACCGGCACTGGCAAGATCAGCAAGAAAGACCTGCGCGAACAGTTCCGCGACTATGCATGGGGGGCCTGA
- a CDS encoding lytic transglycosylase domain-containing protein — MALVASAAAVTAMPAQANSAAADYFRGRADRTAVPSLLSQDDRSYYKSLFGAIEREDWAQVQMLFTQRSDGPLHTVARSQYMLAATSPKAELGSLTQVLGSAPDLPWAEQLGRLALKRGASEVPVLPQAQRLIALPNVTKRIRPRSISDGTMPVAVADAIAERIKLDDPVGARVLLDGVDATLSPDARAEWRQKIGWAFYIENDDATARAIALTAAEGTGPWVSEAYWTAGLASWRLGDCLSAADAFEKTATSAHNDELASAAHYWASRAWVRCRKPEKVSAALRSAARFGETLYGMMASEALGLRDSQPAAAPDFSSGDWQTLRNVPNIRMAVQLAEIGEDGLADEVLRYQARIGEPQQYAPLSRLARDLGLPSTQLWMAYNAPAGARPDASARFPAPKWVPATGWKVDPALLFAHSLQESNFRTAVTSPAGAKGLMQVRPGTARDMARVDPLMSGRDRQLDLPDVNLAFGQQYLQQLRDSDATQGLLPKVMAAYNAGPLPISRWNSEIRGGNDPLLWMESIPYWETRGYVSIVMRNYWMYERQAGGPSESRLGLVQGMWPKFPGLSGADNVRIASRGN, encoded by the coding sequence ATGGCGCTGGTGGCATCCGCTGCCGCCGTGACAGCCATGCCGGCACAGGCCAACAGCGCAGCTGCGGACTATTTCCGCGGCCGCGCCGACCGTACGGCGGTTCCCTCACTGCTCAGCCAGGACGACCGCAGCTATTACAAGTCGTTATTCGGCGCGATCGAGCGTGAGGACTGGGCGCAAGTCCAGATGCTGTTCACCCAGCGCAGCGATGGTCCGCTGCACACGGTGGCCCGCTCGCAATATATGCTCGCCGCCACCTCGCCCAAGGCAGAGCTTGGATCGCTGACTCAAGTGCTGGGCAGCGCGCCCGACCTCCCATGGGCCGAACAACTCGGCCGGCTCGCACTGAAGCGGGGTGCGAGCGAGGTTCCGGTCTTGCCGCAAGCACAGCGACTGATCGCTCTTCCCAACGTGACCAAGCGCATTCGCCCCCGCTCGATCAGCGATGGCACGATGCCGGTTGCGGTTGCCGATGCCATCGCAGAACGGATAAAGCTCGACGATCCAGTCGGTGCCCGGGTGCTGCTTGACGGTGTTGACGCCACGCTATCGCCCGATGCCCGCGCCGAATGGCGGCAGAAGATCGGCTGGGCGTTCTACATCGAGAACGACGACGCCACCGCTCGTGCCATCGCGCTGACCGCTGCCGAGGGTACCGGTCCGTGGGTTTCGGAAGCCTACTGGACGGCAGGCCTTGCCAGTTGGCGTCTCGGCGACTGTCTGTCTGCCGCCGACGCGTTCGAGAAGACCGCCACTTCGGCCCACAACGACGAACTCGCATCAGCCGCCCACTATTGGGCAAGCCGCGCCTGGGTCCGCTGCCGCAAGCCCGAGAAGGTTTCCGCAGCGCTGCGTTCTGCTGCACGGTTCGGCGAAACGCTTTACGGCATGATGGCATCCGAAGCGCTCGGGCTGCGTGACAGCCAACCCGCCGCTGCGCCCGATTTCTCGTCGGGCGACTGGCAGACACTGCGCAACGTTCCCAATATTCGCATGGCCGTGCAACTCGCTGAGATCGGCGAGGACGGGCTGGCGGACGAAGTTTTGCGCTATCAGGCGCGCATCGGCGAGCCGCAGCAATATGCGCCGCTCTCCCGCCTTGCGCGTGACCTTGGGTTGCCCTCGACCCAGCTCTGGATGGCCTATAACGCGCCGGCGGGTGCTCGGCCTGATGCATCCGCGCGGTTCCCGGCACCAAAGTGGGTTCCGGCAACCGGCTGGAAGGTCGATCCGGCGCTGCTCTTTGCCCATTCGCTTCAGGAATCGAACTTCCGCACGGCGGTGACCAGCCCGGCTGGCGCGAAGGGACTGATGCAGGTGCGGCCAGGCACTGCGCGTGACATGGCCCGGGTCGACCCTTTGATGTCGGGGCGTGACCGCCAACTGGACTTGCCCGATGTCAATCTGGCGTTTGGCCAGCAATACCTCCAGCAACTGCGCGATTCAGACGCAACGCAGGGGCTGCTTCCCAAGGTCATGGCCGCCTATAATGCCGGCCCCCTCCCCATTTCGCGGTGGAACTCCGAGATACGCGGCGGCAATGACCCGCTGCTCTGGATGGAATCGATTCCCTATTGGGAAACGCGCGGTTATGTTTCCATCGTGATGCGCAATTACTGGATGTATGAACGCCAGGCGGGCGGTCCGTCCGAAAGTCGCCTCGGCCTCGTACAGGGCATGTGGCCCAAGTTCCCCGGACTTTCCGGGGCAGACAACGTCAGGATCGCGTCGCGTGGCAATTGA
- the moaB gene encoding molybdenum cofactor biosynthesis protein B: MAIDTSRTFKPINIALLTVSDTRGPDEDTSGDILAERVKAAGHKLAARALEKDDADRIASRLNNWIDDRSVDAVVITGGTGLTGRDVTPEALDRVKTRDIPGFGELFRWLSYKTIGTSTIQSRACAVVARGTYIFALPGSNGAVKDGWDGILAEQLDSRNRPCNFVELMPRLLEK, translated from the coding sequence GTGGCAATTGATACTTCGCGGACGTTCAAGCCGATCAACATTGCGTTGCTGACCGTATCCGACACGCGCGGCCCGGATGAAGACACGTCCGGCGATATCCTCGCGGAACGCGTAAAAGCGGCAGGCCACAAGCTGGCAGCGCGCGCGCTTGAAAAGGACGATGCCGACCGCATCGCCAGCCGCCTCAACAACTGGATCGACGACCGTTCGGTCGATGCCGTTGTCATCACTGGCGGAACGGGACTGACGGGCCGCGATGTAACGCCCGAGGCGCTTGACCGCGTCAAGACGCGCGACATTCCCGGCTTTGGTGAATTGTTCCGCTGGCTCAGCTACAAGACGATTGGCACCAGCACCATCCAGTCCCGCGCCTGTGCCGTGGTCGCGCGCGGAACTTATATCTTCGCGCTGCCGGGATCGAATGGTGCAGTAAAGGACGGTTGGGACGGCATTCTGGCCGAGCAGCTAGACAGCCGCAACCGTCCCTGCAACTTCGTCGAACTGATGCCGAGGCTGCTGGAAAAGTAG
- a CDS encoding PA0069 family radical SAM protein — MAIHGRGASTGAVPTRFGLAEREDDRDWLDERHDIDGPGAKLRTTVTVEHPRSILTFNRSPDVPFDRSVNAYRGCEHGCIYCYARPSHAFHDLSPGLDFETKLFAKPDAAKLLRETLAKPGYLPAPIAMGTNTDPYQPIEERYRITRSVLELCLELRHPVTITTKSARVLDDLDLLTELARLKLTAVGISVTTFDARLSGLLEPRASSPAKRLYALAQLVAAGVPSHVSVAPVIPSITDEFLESILEQAAARGVTSASWIMLRLPHEVAPLFREWLETHFPDRARKVMGIVQSVRSGRDNDPAFFTRMKPKGVWADLFRSRFRIACKRLGIGKAEVDLDASLFRKPSRNGQLDLF; from the coding sequence ATGGCAATTCACGGCAGAGGAGCATCAACGGGCGCCGTGCCAACCCGGTTCGGCCTCGCAGAACGCGAGGACGATCGAGATTGGCTAGACGAACGTCACGATATCGATGGTCCGGGAGCGAAGCTGCGCACAACGGTTACCGTCGAGCATCCCCGATCGATCCTGACATTCAACAGATCACCGGACGTTCCGTTCGACCGCTCGGTCAATGCCTATCGAGGCTGCGAACATGGCTGCATCTATTGCTATGCCCGACCCTCGCATGCATTTCACGACCTGTCGCCGGGCCTCGATTTCGAAACCAAGCTGTTCGCCAAGCCTGACGCGGCAAAGCTTTTGCGCGAAACGCTTGCGAAGCCCGGATACCTCCCAGCGCCAATCGCCATGGGCACCAACACCGATCCCTATCAACCGATTGAAGAGCGCTACCGGATAACACGCAGCGTGCTCGAACTATGCCTCGAGTTGCGCCACCCTGTCACGATCACCACCAAATCCGCGCGCGTCTTGGACGATCTTGACCTACTCACCGAACTCGCCCGCCTGAAGCTCACCGCTGTCGGGATATCTGTCACGACATTCGATGCGCGCTTATCCGGGTTGCTGGAACCACGGGCGTCTTCTCCGGCAAAGCGGCTCTATGCGCTCGCGCAACTCGTGGCAGCTGGGGTTCCGTCACACGTTTCGGTTGCACCGGTTATCCCCTCCATCACCGACGAATTCCTCGAGAGCATTCTTGAACAGGCTGCAGCGCGCGGGGTTACGTCCGCCAGCTGGATCATGCTTCGTTTGCCGCACGAAGTGGCACCACTGTTCAGGGAATGGCTTGAAACGCATTTCCCTGACCGCGCCAGGAAAGTCATGGGAATCGTGCAGTCAGTGCGGTCCGGCCGTGACAACGATCCTGCCTTTTTCACGCGCATGAAGCCGAAAGGCGTCTGGGCAGACCTTTTTCGCAGCCGCTTCCGCATAGCCTGCAAGAGGTTGGGTATCGGCAAGGCCGAAGTTGACCTTGATGCCTCCCTATTCAGGAAGCCGAGTCGGAACGGGCAGCTCGACCTGTTCTAA
- a CDS encoding DUF1330 domain-containing protein gives MGGSYIDPSRDNFDRFKALPRDRPIHMLNLIKFKDVADYPEGHVKHGQGLSGREAYALYINGFQALVAGSGAAMVWEAPMECVVTGPQGEWDEAFVMGYPDAQSFFAMVKDEVYARDVLPHRTAAVADSRLIRFRG, from the coding sequence GTGGGTGGAAGTTATATTGACCCGAGCCGCGACAACTTTGATCGGTTCAAGGCCCTGCCGCGCGACCGGCCCATCCACATGCTCAACCTGATCAAGTTCAAGGACGTGGCGGACTACCCCGAAGGACACGTGAAGCACGGTCAAGGACTGTCAGGCCGTGAAGCCTATGCACTCTACATCAATGGTTTCCAGGCACTGGTAGCGGGTTCGGGAGCCGCAATGGTCTGGGAAGCGCCGATGGAATGCGTGGTCACCGGGCCGCAAGGCGAGTGGGATGAGGCCTTCGTCATGGGCTATCCCGATGCGCAATCGTTTTTTGCCATGGTGAAAGACGAGGTCTATGCCCGCGATGTCCTGCCGCACCGGACCGCTGCCGTGGCTGACAGCAGGCTGATCCGGTTCCGGGGTTAG
- a CDS encoding 4-(cytidine 5'-diphospho)-2-C-methyl-D-erythritol kinase, which yields MRETAYAKINLALHVRRRRDDGYHELETVFAFVDAGDELAAAPASQDSLRVTGEFGGALIDPFGNIIAKALTGLPHGPGWAVTLEKNLPVAAGLGGGSADAGAVFRMVRDAYGLPADWQARAAKLGADVPACVESRACIGRGTGTELEPVDGDLAGCPVLLVNPRIPLATGPVFKGWDGIDRGPLEGTNVREIALNGRNDLEPAALQLVPQIADVLDTLRKTGAWLVRMSGSGATCFALFDTPDQLEEAKAAVPSAWWTLAGALR from the coding sequence ATGCGCGAAACCGCCTATGCCAAGATCAATCTTGCTCTCCATGTCCGGCGGCGCAGGGACGATGGCTATCACGAACTGGAGACGGTATTCGCGTTTGTCGACGCGGGCGATGAGCTTGCGGCGGCGCCTGCGTCGCAGGATAGTCTTCGCGTTACCGGCGAGTTCGGTGGCGCGCTCATCGATCCATTCGGCAATATCATAGCTAAGGCACTCACCGGACTGCCGCACGGGCCGGGGTGGGCGGTTACGCTGGAGAAGAACCTGCCGGTTGCTGCGGGCTTGGGCGGCGGATCGGCGGATGCTGGCGCCGTGTTTCGCATGGTGCGCGACGCATATGGGCTTCCAGCGGATTGGCAGGCGCGAGCGGCGAAACTTGGCGCGGACGTTCCGGCTTGCGTAGAAAGCCGCGCTTGTATCGGACGCGGGACGGGCACGGAACTTGAACCGGTCGATGGCGATCTGGCTGGTTGTCCCGTACTCCTGGTCAACCCGCGGATACCGCTTGCAACTGGCCCGGTGTTCAAGGGCTGGGATGGTATCGACCGAGGTCCCCTGGAGGGTACGAACGTGCGGGAAATCGCCCTTAATGGCCGCAATGACCTCGAACCAGCCGCCCTGCAACTCGTGCCGCAGATTGCTGACGTGTTGGACACCCTGCGCAAGACCGGCGCGTGGCTAGTGCGAATGTCAGGCTCGGGCGCGACTTGCTTCGCACTGTTCGATACGCCGGATCAGCTGGAGGAAGCGAAAGCCGCCGTTCCTTCCGCCTGGTGGACACTGGCAGGAGCGCTGCGATGA
- a CDS encoding N-formylglutamate amidohydrolase, translated as MSEAWRLIGTPRFGGILVVSDHASKRVPDDIDLGIDPALLSQHIAVDIGVAAVGEMMAQRPGIAAFQGNVSRLVCDFNRDEHLPTVVPIASDGHAIPGNALDHAGHEARLARFFRPYHDALEALLADIPQALILSLHSFTPHLASSDEPRPWHVGVLYNVDDRAARIAIPMLEADGLCVGDQLPYSGKLLNATMNRHAEADGRPYLGIEVRQDLIATPEGQSKWSERLARIANQVAIEISG; from the coding sequence ATGAGCGAGGCGTGGCGGCTCATCGGAACACCAAGGTTTGGCGGCATCCTCGTGGTCTCCGACCACGCCTCGAAGCGCGTACCAGATGATATCGATCTCGGTATCGACCCGGCGCTGCTCAGCCAGCACATCGCGGTCGACATCGGTGTCGCTGCCGTTGGTGAAATGATGGCTCAAAGGCCCGGCATCGCCGCGTTTCAGGGCAACGTCAGCCGCCTCGTCTGTGATTTCAACCGCGACGAACATCTGCCGACAGTCGTCCCCATCGCCAGCGACGGCCACGCCATTCCCGGCAACGCACTGGATCACGCAGGCCACGAGGCCCGGCTTGCCCGGTTCTTCCGTCCCTATCACGATGCGCTCGAGGCGCTGCTTGCCGACATTCCGCAAGCGCTGATCCTGTCGCTGCACAGTTTCACACCGCACCTTGCATCAAGTGACGAACCTCGCCCATGGCACGTCGGCGTGCTCTACAACGTGGATGATCGCGCCGCCCGCATCGCCATTCCTATGCTGGAAGCCGACGGACTGTGCGTGGGTGACCAACTGCCCTATTCTGGCAAGCTGCTCAACGCCACGATGAACCGCCATGCAGAGGCCGACGGCCGCCCATATCTAGGCATTGAAGTTCGGCAGGATCTGATCGCCACACCTGAAGGTCAGTCGAAGTGGTCCGAACGCCTGGCCCGAATAGCCAATCAGGTTGCGATTGAAATCAGCGGGTAA